From a region of the Rhodococcus sp. 4CII genome:
- a CDS encoding HNH endonuclease signature motif containing protein: MEERLMADISQGVNAASDFDTRLRSEAMRFLAIRTNDGLDSISRQELLDFTVDGEMFRLMDPTRGIRKPRQLASALSISTTYRRAGEERPYEDTVGADGLLRYKWSGKDPENMDNRGLRAAMELKVPLIWFYGVGPSRFQPIYPVFIVAEEAEQHQFVVATEVARDLHRTDSPVEEHLRRYIVAETKRRLHQPVFRSTVMRAYETRCAVCALGHSQLLDAAHIVPDSDEGGIASVRNGLAMCKIHHAAFDAHILGIRPDLVVEIRQDLLIEIDGPMLEYGLKERHGQKLMVIPSVRAERPDRELLEASYDKFRSAG, translated from the coding sequence GTGGAGGAACGGTTGATGGCGGATATTTCTCAGGGTGTCAACGCCGCATCGGATTTTGACACACGTCTACGTAGCGAGGCGATGAGGTTTCTGGCCATCCGCACGAATGACGGTCTCGATTCGATCAGCAGACAGGAACTGCTCGACTTCACTGTCGATGGCGAGATGTTCCGCTTGATGGATCCCACACGCGGCATTCGCAAGCCACGCCAGCTCGCCTCCGCATTGTCGATCAGCACCACGTACCGTCGCGCTGGCGAAGAGCGACCGTACGAGGATACGGTGGGTGCGGACGGGCTCCTTCGCTACAAGTGGTCAGGCAAGGATCCCGAGAACATGGACAACCGGGGCCTTCGTGCGGCGATGGAGCTGAAGGTTCCGCTCATCTGGTTCTATGGCGTGGGACCGAGCCGCTTTCAACCGATCTACCCCGTATTCATTGTCGCTGAGGAAGCTGAGCAGCATCAATTCGTTGTCGCAACGGAAGTCGCACGTGATTTGCACCGGACGGACTCGCCTGTGGAGGAGCACCTCCGCCGATACATCGTGGCGGAGACCAAGCGGCGATTGCATCAGCCCGTCTTCCGGTCCACGGTGATGCGCGCGTATGAGACCCGGTGCGCGGTGTGTGCGCTGGGGCACAGTCAACTTCTAGACGCGGCGCACATCGTTCCGGACTCTGACGAAGGGGGCATCGCTTCCGTTCGAAATGGGCTCGCGATGTGCAAGATTCACCATGCGGCATTCGATGCGCACATTTTGGGTATTCGACCGGACCTTGTGGTGGAAATTCGACAGGACCTGCTCATCGAGATTGACGGACCGATGCTCGAATACGGATTGAAGGAACGACATGGTCAGAAGCTCATGGTGATTCCATCTGTGCGGGCTGAGCGGCCAGATCGAGAACTGCTCGAGGCGAGCTACGACAAGTTCCGATCAGCGGGGTGA
- a CDS encoding NfeD family protein → MTALGVLALVLGVLLMVVEAHAPTAGVLGGLGALFVGAGVWLLFTSSDTAQMIAIPAAAGVAVVGVGLAVVGGRKALAAGHAPVRTGMQSLIGSDATVRNWKGRQGQVEAAGSLWRAQTLFGDDETPTAGDSVIVEQIRGLTLTVRRREPWELPL, encoded by the coding sequence ATGACCGCGTTGGGCGTACTGGCGCTGGTGCTGGGTGTGTTGTTGATGGTCGTCGAGGCACACGCACCGACTGCGGGTGTGCTCGGCGGGCTCGGGGCACTGTTCGTCGGCGCCGGGGTGTGGCTGCTGTTCACGTCCAGCGACACCGCCCAGATGATCGCCATCCCGGCCGCCGCGGGAGTGGCGGTGGTCGGTGTCGGCCTCGCCGTGGTCGGTGGCCGGAAGGCACTGGCCGCCGGACACGCGCCCGTGCGCACCGGAATGCAATCCCTCATCGGATCCGACGCCACCGTCCGCAACTGGAAAGGCCGGCAGGGTCAGGTCGAGGCCGCCGGAAGCCTGTGGAGGGCGCAAACCCTGTTCGGAGACGACGAGACGCCGACCGCGGGCGACTCCGTCATCGTCGAGCAGATCCGCGGACTCACCCTCACCGTGCGCCGCCGCGAACCATGGGAGCTGCCGTTATGA
- a CDS encoding helix-turn-helix domain-containing protein — protein MSIDHIVSALDSKVAAELAAVLDGSPLVTLDGMVLPDPARDAVVELLTLLADGQSVALGAVADLLTTSQAAEILGVSDTYVRRLADSNALPIEMRGTHRRFRLSDVMAYREKFPRTS, from the coding sequence ATGAGCATCGACCACATCGTTTCCGCGCTCGACTCGAAAGTTGCGGCCGAGCTCGCGGCCGTCCTCGACGGGTCGCCGCTCGTCACCCTCGACGGGATGGTGCTACCCGACCCCGCGCGCGACGCGGTCGTCGAACTGCTCACGCTCCTCGCCGACGGTCAGAGCGTGGCCCTCGGCGCGGTCGCGGACCTGCTCACGACATCGCAGGCCGCGGAGATCCTCGGCGTCTCCGACACCTATGTGCGCAGGCTCGCCGATTCGAACGCACTGCCGATCGAGATGCGCGGCACCCACCGCCGCTTCCGGCTCTCCGACGTCATGGCCTACAGAGAAAAGTTTCCGCGCACGAGTTGA
- a CDS encoding DUF3761 domain-containing protein, translating into MRRIPRVTDLPKGAITRDNACASLLAMPGDTMYDPHGPTPSSPAHENGRAGFRRTLSAAVRVVVGLIGVVFLLSLIGAAMDGVVSIAFYVFGLLISTGALYFATIRPSRVRAWRQQNPGKSPVKRRVLWGAAVATLFIASTALDSAIHPEMHESEQTAEIASSTFPGTTTATAPSAPTTTAERPLAVASKVKQVDGSVAANAALAKLDALAIEQPAPMVGFDDARLSTWSDDVDVESGRNGCDTRDDILRRDLTEVVLVSGSGGCSVRSGKLEDPYSNRTLTFVSDADVSGSVQVDRVVALADAWQKGAQQVDEQTMRALANDPRNLQAVGSTTFEQKAGRDASAWLPSNSSYRCTYVAQQVDVKSLYRLWVSQGEHDAIARVLGECGATLPPHPSPVAVPTTTVSPSPPPPTVPPVQQELTRASPTTVPVVPPPPPAAPAPAPAPVVPPPPPPSPAPAPAPAPAPDPEPWGGYGCGEGYYENSAGNCIPVPGSSPSGASARCNDGTYSYSESRSGTCSRHGGVAEWY; encoded by the coding sequence ATGCGACGCATCCCGCGCGTAACAGATCTACCCAAAGGTGCGATAACCAGGGACAACGCTTGCGCGTCACTGCTAGCAATGCCCGGAGATACCATGTACGACCCTCACGGTCCCACACCCAGCTCACCCGCTCACGAGAACGGCCGCGCAGGGTTCCGTCGCACACTGTCGGCAGCGGTTCGAGTAGTTGTGGGACTGATTGGAGTCGTTTTCCTCCTCTCTCTCATCGGCGCTGCGATGGACGGCGTGGTCAGTATTGCGTTCTACGTATTCGGGCTACTGATCTCCACTGGCGCGTTGTACTTCGCCACCATTCGCCCATCACGCGTTCGCGCATGGAGGCAACAGAATCCGGGCAAGTCACCCGTCAAGCGGAGAGTTCTCTGGGGCGCGGCGGTGGCAACGTTGTTCATAGCCTCGACTGCTCTTGATTCGGCGATTCACCCCGAGATGCACGAAAGCGAGCAGACGGCTGAGATCGCAAGCTCGACCTTCCCTGGCACAACGACCGCGACTGCTCCATCTGCACCGACCACGACCGCCGAGCGGCCCCTCGCCGTCGCGTCCAAAGTCAAACAAGTCGATGGTTCGGTGGCAGCCAACGCTGCACTCGCGAAGCTCGACGCCTTAGCCATCGAGCAGCCAGCGCCGATGGTTGGCTTTGATGATGCCAGGCTGTCGACGTGGTCCGACGACGTTGACGTCGAGAGCGGAAGAAATGGATGCGACACTCGCGATGACATTCTGCGACGGGACCTCACCGAGGTCGTCCTCGTGTCGGGTTCTGGAGGATGCTCAGTACGTTCGGGGAAACTGGAGGATCCCTATTCGAACAGAACCCTTACCTTCGTAAGCGACGCGGACGTATCGGGCAGCGTGCAAGTCGACCGTGTCGTCGCTCTTGCGGATGCGTGGCAGAAGGGAGCGCAGCAGGTCGACGAGCAAACGATGCGCGCGCTAGCAAACGATCCGCGCAACCTGCAGGCGGTAGGTTCCACTACATTCGAGCAGAAGGCCGGGCGCGACGCCTCTGCGTGGTTGCCGTCCAACTCGTCGTATCGCTGCACCTACGTGGCCCAGCAGGTGGACGTCAAGTCGCTCTATCGGCTGTGGGTCTCGCAAGGTGAGCACGACGCGATCGCGCGGGTCTTGGGTGAGTGCGGCGCGACCCTACCACCACATCCAAGCCCGGTAGCCGTGCCGACCACAACCGTTTCGCCGTCTCCGCCACCCCCTACCGTTCCACCAGTTCAACAGGAACTAACTCGCGCCTCGCCGACAACAGTTCCAGTCGTACCCCCACCACCACCGGCCGCTCCGGCGCCCGCACCGGCTCCAGTCGTACCCCCACCACCTCCGCCCTCGCCGGCACCGGCTCCTGCACCTGCACCTGCCCCGGATCCCGAACCTTGGGGAGGGTACGGCTGCGGCGAGGGCTACTACGAGAACTCCGCCGGCAATTGCATCCCCGTACCCGGCTCATCGCCGAGCGGCGCAAGCGCACGTTGCAATGACGGCACATATTCTTACAGCGAGAGTAGAAGCGGAACGTGCTCCCGTCACGGCGGAGTGGCCGAGTGGTACTGA
- the ppk2 gene encoding polyphosphate kinase 2: protein MDELRDPTAFELAPADQIDVTPEIDEIGELLRKSGRKHAVDDEDEPWRHGYPYDKKMTRRQYENRKRKLQIELLKFQAWVKENGEKVVIIFEGRDAAGKGGAIKRFTEHLNPRGARVVALEKPTERERTQWYFQRYVQHLPAGGEIVMMDRSWYNRAGVERVMGYCTPNEYLEFTRSAPEFERMLVQSGIHIVKFWFSVGREEQHARFVSRSTDPVKQWKLSPTDLASLDKWDAYTEAKEAMLFYTDTPHAPWTVVKSNDKKRARLEAIRWILDRFDYAGKDKHVVGKPDSLLIGSPATVYDEGERPADAFPSI from the coding sequence ATGGACGAGTTGCGCGATCCCACAGCCTTCGAACTCGCACCCGCCGACCAGATCGACGTGACACCGGAGATCGACGAGATCGGGGAGCTGCTGCGCAAGTCCGGCCGTAAACACGCGGTGGACGACGAAGACGAGCCCTGGCGGCACGGCTACCCGTACGACAAGAAGATGACCCGCAGGCAGTACGAGAACCGCAAGCGAAAACTGCAGATCGAACTCCTCAAATTCCAGGCCTGGGTGAAGGAGAACGGCGAGAAGGTGGTCATCATCTTCGAGGGCCGCGACGCCGCCGGCAAGGGTGGCGCCATCAAGCGGTTCACCGAACACCTCAACCCTCGTGGCGCGCGGGTGGTGGCGCTGGAGAAGCCCACCGAACGCGAACGCACCCAGTGGTACTTCCAGCGGTACGTGCAGCACCTGCCCGCGGGCGGGGAGATCGTGATGATGGACCGCTCCTGGTACAACCGGGCCGGCGTCGAACGCGTCATGGGCTACTGCACCCCCAACGAGTACCTCGAGTTCACCCGGTCGGCGCCCGAGTTCGAGCGGATGCTCGTGCAATCGGGCATCCACATCGTGAAATTCTGGTTCTCGGTGGGCCGGGAGGAGCAGCACGCCCGGTTCGTCTCCCGCAGCACCGACCCCGTCAAGCAGTGGAAACTCTCACCCACCGACCTCGCGAGCCTCGACAAGTGGGACGCCTACACCGAGGCCAAAGAGGCCATGCTGTTCTACACCGACACACCGCACGCGCCGTGGACCGTCGTGAAATCGAACGACAAGAAACGCGCCCGCCTCGAAGCGATCCGCTGGATCCTCGACCGGTTCGACTACGCCGGCAAGGACAAACACGTGGTCGGCAAACCCGACTCGCTCCTCATCGGTTCTCCCGCAACGGTCTACGACGAGGGCGAGCGTCCCGCCGATGCGTTTCCCTCCATCTGA
- a CDS encoding stealth family protein — protein MRDRPDVVRFKGRFALSITHTTPHEAMVEDLLFVRDVLDRAGIEYLLVRGNDERPVIAINWAQRKALRAALVAACEDRPFYSKTVDAKGPAVLISDGTLSATSKARIFRLFRPRVHVASGLSYGASTGVQIELWSISDDEIVLPMENSLTRRVVRSEEAVRGTVERFGRVWPTIENMFADHASDINFDVDLVFSWVDGSSAEFQAQRAKRMQNYVVGEGDDSAARYRQIDELKYALRSVHMYAPWIRRIFVATDSDRPAWLADDPRVTFVPSEEFFADPSVLPTHNSQAVECQLHHIPGLAEHFLYSNDDMFFGRAVGPQMFFSPGGITMFIEATTRIGLGHNDDERSGFENAARVNRRLLQDRFGLMTTRHLEHAATPLRKSVMEEMEKEFPDEFAATAASTFRASSNISVTNSLYHYYALMSGRAVVQTAARVKYVDTTMKSGLRDMDSLLAKRSMDFFCLNDGSAPEIDLELRTRKVTQFLETYFPIPAPWETGV, from the coding sequence TTGCGGGACCGCCCCGACGTGGTCCGGTTCAAGGGCCGGTTCGCCCTGTCGATCACGCACACCACGCCGCACGAGGCGATGGTCGAGGACCTGTTGTTCGTCCGCGACGTCCTCGACCGCGCGGGCATCGAGTACCTGCTGGTGCGGGGCAACGACGAACGCCCGGTGATCGCGATCAACTGGGCGCAGCGCAAGGCGTTGCGGGCCGCGCTCGTCGCCGCGTGCGAGGACCGTCCGTTCTACTCCAAGACCGTCGACGCCAAGGGGCCGGCGGTCCTGATTTCCGACGGCACCCTGTCGGCGACGTCGAAAGCCCGCATCTTCCGGTTGTTCCGGCCGCGCGTGCACGTGGCGAGCGGTCTGAGTTACGGAGCGTCGACGGGGGTGCAGATCGAGTTGTGGTCGATCAGCGACGACGAGATCGTGCTGCCGATGGAGAATTCGCTGACCCGCCGCGTGGTGCGCTCGGAGGAGGCGGTCCGCGGCACCGTCGAGCGGTTCGGCCGGGTGTGGCCGACCATCGAGAACATGTTCGCCGACCACGCGTCGGACATCAATTTCGATGTCGACCTGGTGTTCTCCTGGGTGGATGGGTCTTCGGCGGAGTTCCAGGCGCAGCGCGCGAAGCGGATGCAGAACTACGTGGTCGGGGAGGGTGACGATTCCGCCGCCCGGTACCGGCAGATCGACGAACTGAAGTATGCGCTGCGCTCGGTGCACATGTATGCGCCGTGGATCCGCCGCATCTTCGTGGCCACCGACTCCGACCGTCCGGCGTGGCTCGCCGACGACCCCCGCGTCACGTTTGTGCCCAGCGAGGAATTCTTCGCCGACCCGTCGGTGCTCCCCACCCACAACTCGCAGGCCGTGGAGTGCCAGCTGCACCACATCCCCGGTCTCGCGGAGCATTTCCTGTATTCCAACGACGACATGTTCTTCGGCCGCGCGGTGGGCCCGCAGATGTTCTTCTCCCCTGGCGGCATCACCATGTTCATCGAGGCGACCACGCGAATCGGGTTGGGCCACAACGACGACGAGCGCAGCGGGTTCGAGAACGCGGCCCGTGTCAACCGCCGGCTGCTGCAGGACCGCTTCGGACTGATGACCACCCGTCACCTCGAGCACGCCGCCACCCCGCTCCGCAAGAGCGTGATGGAAGAGATGGAGAAGGAGTTCCCCGACGAGTTCGCCGCCACGGCCGCAAGCACTTTCCGCGCCAGCTCCAACATTTCGGTGACCAACTCGCTGTACCACTATTACGCGCTGATGAGTGGCCGCGCGGTGGTGCAGACGGCGGCGCGGGTGAAGTACGTAGACACCACCATGAAGTCGGGGCTGCGTGACATGGATTCGCTGCTCGCGAAGCGGTCGATGGACTTCTTCTGCCTCAACGACGGCAGCGCACCCGAAATCGACCTGGAGTTGCGGACCCGGAAGGTGACACAGTTCCTGGAGACCTACTTCCCGATCCCGGCGCCGTGGGAGACCGGGGTCTGA
- a CDS encoding HugZ family protein has translation MTNLDHGDPGDAPTVPPPLEEVANPARPSAAEEARTVAATTNVGTLASLTSEGDPWASFITYGLLDGSPVLCVSQMAEHGRNLAHDPRASIAIVAPNPPSDPLASTRITLAGYVYRPEGDELAAAREAHLAAIPAAHVYIDFSDFSLWVLRVQRVRWVGGYGRMDSATEESYAAAEADPVTPHAGRAIEHLNADHADALRAMAQALGGFPDATTAVCEGADRYGLDLRVTTPRGVAVTRVGYAEPLDSADQLRSATVDLTEKARALTGR, from the coding sequence ATGACGAATTTAGATCACGGAGATCCCGGTGACGCCCCGACCGTCCCGCCGCCGTTGGAGGAGGTCGCCAACCCCGCCCGCCCGTCCGCCGCCGAGGAGGCCCGGACGGTCGCGGCCACGACGAACGTAGGCACGCTCGCGAGCCTGACCAGCGAGGGCGACCCATGGGCGTCGTTCATCACCTACGGTCTGCTCGACGGCTCCCCCGTGCTGTGTGTGTCGCAGATGGCCGAGCACGGCCGCAACCTCGCGCACGACCCCCGCGCCAGCATCGCGATCGTCGCGCCGAACCCGCCGTCCGATCCGCTGGCCAGCACCCGCATCACCCTCGCCGGGTACGTCTACCGCCCGGAAGGCGACGAACTCGCCGCCGCCCGCGAGGCGCACCTGGCGGCCATCCCGGCGGCGCACGTCTACATCGACTTCAGTGATTTCTCGCTGTGGGTGCTGCGGGTGCAGCGCGTGCGGTGGGTCGGCGGCTACGGGCGGATGGACTCGGCGACCGAAGAGTCCTATGCCGCCGCCGAAGCAGACCCCGTCACCCCGCACGCCGGCCGGGCGATCGAGCACCTCAACGCCGACCACGCCGATGCCCTCCGCGCGATGGCCCAGGCGCTCGGCGGCTTCCCGGACGCAACCACCGCCGTGTGCGAAGGCGCCGACCGCTACGGTCTGGATCTGCGCGTCACCACACCCCGCGGCGTGGCCGTGACCCGCGTCGGGTACGCGGAGCCCCTCGACTCGGCCGACCAGTTGCGTTCGGCAACAGTCGATTTGACTGAGAAGGCTAGGGCGTTGACCGGGCGGTGA
- a CDS encoding slipin family protein, producing the protein MTTIIVILCVVITLLAVVASSSIRVLREYERAVVFRLGRLVDLKGPGLVLLIPAIDRMERVSLRTVTLKIPVQEVITHDNVPAKVTAVAYFRVVDADKAIVEVEDFLAATLQIAQTTLRSILGKADLDSLLGERERLNEDLQKVIDQQTEPWGVKVTTVEIKDVEIPANMQRAIARQAEAERERRAKIINAEAEFQASAKLVEAADVISRNPTTLQLRYLQTLSAMGGENNSTVVFPMPLDLVRPFLTAAKDAAATDDGDERARFEAQANLAAMIPPAGAESRTPHHARN; encoded by the coding sequence ATGACCACCATCATCGTCATCCTGTGCGTCGTCATCACCCTCCTCGCAGTCGTCGCGAGCAGCTCGATCCGGGTGCTCCGCGAGTACGAGCGGGCCGTCGTGTTCCGGCTCGGCCGGCTGGTCGACCTGAAGGGCCCGGGGCTCGTGCTGCTGATCCCGGCGATCGACCGGATGGAACGTGTCAGCCTGCGGACAGTCACCCTCAAGATCCCCGTCCAGGAAGTGATCACCCACGACAACGTGCCGGCCAAGGTCACGGCCGTCGCGTACTTCCGGGTGGTCGACGCCGACAAGGCGATCGTCGAGGTCGAGGACTTCCTCGCCGCCACCCTGCAGATCGCCCAGACGACGTTGCGATCGATCCTCGGCAAGGCCGATCTCGACTCCCTCCTCGGCGAGCGGGAACGCCTCAACGAAGACCTGCAGAAGGTGATCGATCAGCAGACCGAGCCGTGGGGCGTCAAGGTCACCACCGTCGAGATCAAGGACGTCGAGATCCCCGCCAACATGCAGCGGGCCATCGCCCGGCAGGCCGAGGCCGAACGCGAGCGCCGCGCCAAGATCATCAACGCCGAAGCCGAGTTCCAGGCCTCCGCCAAACTCGTCGAGGCCGCGGACGTCATCAGCCGCAACCCCACCACCCTGCAGCTGCGCTACCTGCAGACCCTGAGCGCGATGGGTGGCGAGAACAACTCGACCGTCGTCTTCCCGATGCCGCTCGACCTGGTCCGGCCGTTCCTCACCGCGGCGAAGGACGCGGCAGCGACGGACGATGGCGACGAGCGCGCCCGGTTCGAGGCGCAGGCCAATCTCGCTGCGATGATCCCGCCCGCCGGTGCGGAGTCGCGCACACCGCACCACGCCCGGAACTGA
- a CDS encoding phosphodiesterase → MSGTPAADIRTAEYPRPSHVVLHLSDTHLVDDDLLYGAVDSEATLRQIVADIEASHARPDALVFTGDLTDRGQPGAYEKLREIVEPVAATLGARVIWAMGNHDDRGHFRAELLGQEPTYEPIDHVHDVDGLRIITLDTTVPGHHHGEISESQLIWLAQQLAIPAPHGSILALHHPPVPCVLDLAVLVELRDQPRLADVLRGSDVRSILAGHLHYSTTATFAGIPVSVASATCYTQDLNVPAGALRGRDGAQGYNLVHVYPQTVVHSVVPIGSYDTVGEYVTAEETERRLAAEGVRISDGEVAVAPAGSDQLVRGNFSL, encoded by the coding sequence ATGAGCGGCACACCGGCAGCCGACATACGGACGGCCGAGTATCCGCGACCGTCACACGTCGTGCTCCACCTCAGCGACACCCACCTGGTCGACGACGACCTGCTGTACGGGGCCGTCGACAGCGAGGCCACCCTCCGGCAGATCGTCGCCGACATCGAGGCATCGCACGCCCGCCCGGACGCGCTGGTGTTCACCGGCGACCTCACCGACCGCGGTCAGCCGGGCGCCTACGAGAAGCTGCGAGAAATCGTCGAACCGGTAGCCGCGACCCTCGGTGCGCGGGTGATCTGGGCGATGGGCAACCACGACGACCGCGGCCACTTCCGCGCCGAACTGCTCGGGCAGGAACCGACGTACGAGCCGATCGACCACGTCCACGACGTCGACGGGCTGCGCATCATCACCCTCGACACGACCGTCCCCGGGCACCACCACGGCGAGATCTCCGAGAGCCAATTGATCTGGCTGGCACAGCAGCTCGCGATCCCGGCGCCCCACGGTTCCATCCTTGCGCTGCACCATCCGCCGGTGCCGTGCGTCCTCGACCTGGCGGTGCTGGTGGAACTGCGCGACCAGCCGCGCCTCGCCGACGTGCTTCGCGGCAGCGACGTCCGGTCGATCCTCGCGGGCCATCTGCACTACTCGACGACGGCGACGTTCGCGGGCATCCCCGTCTCCGTCGCGTCGGCCACCTGCTACACCCAGGACCTCAACGTCCCGGCCGGGGCGCTGCGCGGACGCGACGGCGCCCAGGGCTACAACCTCGTGCACGTGTACCCGCAGACGGTCGTGCACTCGGTGGTCCCGATCGGCAGCTACGACACAGTCGGCGAATACGTCACCGCCGAGGAAACCGAGCGTCGGCTCGCGGCCGAGGGCGTGCGGATTTCGGACGGCGAGGTTGCTGTCGCACCGGCCGGCTCTGATCAACTCGTGCGCGGAAACTTTTCTCTGTAG